One genomic window of Cupriavidus oxalaticus includes the following:
- a CDS encoding YeiH family protein, translating to MSSATSSSAPRTAVVTPAAASPPWSQRLLTLVPLGGIAWLALALAEHPAIARYGLSALTLAMCAGMVAANTLPKHWLAPLAPGMQVARHYLLRLGVALYGLRLTFASIVALGLPGIVVPLTMLVATLLFGTWVGTTFFGLSRREAILVSSGSAICGAAAAIAVSSVVRTDDRQTAVAVATVVLFGTVGMLLYPYLFELANGHWHWSVSERMFGIFTGATLHEVAQVIAAGKMISEPTADAAVVAKMVRVLALGPLLLVMALWPQGKAEAGQAPAGKGRFSGILKSVPWFAVGFVAVMALNSAGTVPAAWKAPLIALDNWLLACAMLAIGLHTRIGDLVRAGRKPLALAGVLFVFLMGVGALMCYVMA from the coding sequence ATGTCTTCCGCCACTTCCAGCAGCGCCCCCCGCACCGCAGTCGTCACGCCGGCAGCGGCTTCCCCGCCCTGGTCACAGCGCCTGCTGACGCTGGTGCCGCTGGGCGGCATTGCCTGGCTGGCACTGGCGCTGGCCGAGCATCCGGCGATTGCCCGCTACGGCCTGAGCGCGCTGACGCTCGCCATGTGCGCCGGCATGGTCGCCGCCAATACGCTGCCGAAGCACTGGCTGGCGCCGCTGGCACCCGGGATGCAGGTGGCGCGCCATTACCTGCTGCGGCTTGGCGTGGCACTGTACGGCCTGCGGCTGACATTCGCGTCCATTGTCGCGCTGGGCCTGCCGGGTATCGTGGTGCCGCTGACGATGCTGGTCGCCACGCTGCTGTTCGGCACCTGGGTCGGCACGACCTTCTTCGGCCTGAGCCGCCGCGAAGCGATCCTGGTCAGTTCCGGCAGCGCCATCTGCGGCGCGGCCGCGGCCATCGCGGTGTCGTCGGTGGTACGCACCGACGATCGCCAGACCGCGGTGGCGGTCGCCACGGTGGTGCTGTTCGGCACCGTCGGCATGCTGCTCTATCCCTATCTGTTCGAACTGGCCAACGGCCATTGGCACTGGTCGGTCAGCGAGCGCATGTTCGGCATCTTCACCGGCGCGACGTTGCATGAAGTGGCGCAGGTGATCGCCGCGGGCAAAATGATCAGCGAGCCGACCGCCGATGCCGCGGTGGTGGCCAAGATGGTGCGCGTGCTGGCGCTGGGGCCGCTACTGCTGGTGATGGCGCTGTGGCCGCAAGGCAAGGCCGAGGCAGGCCAGGCACCTGCCGGCAAGGGCCGCTTCTCCGGGATCCTGAAGTCGGTGCCGTGGTTTGCGGTGGGTTTTGTCGCGGTAATGGCACTCAACTCGGCCGGCACGGTGCCCGCTGCCTGGAAGGCCCCGTTGATCGCGCTGGATAACTGGCTGCTGGCGTGTGCGATGCTGGCCATCGGCCTGCATACCCGCATCGGCGACCTGGTGCGCGCCGGACGCAAGCCGCTGGCACTGGCCGGGGTGCTGTTTGTGTTCCTGATGGGGGTCGGTGCGCTGATGTGCTACGTAATGGCCTAA
- a CDS encoding LysR family transcriptional regulator, producing the protein MESRPEPRPEQRPLRLTLRQLSVFVAVAQHGSTMAAAQALAMSQSAVSASLAELERALDSPLFDRIARRLSINETGRQFFPRALALLDQAHELERFATQTGVQLRIAASNTIGSYILPPLLAGFRHSRSGPCTLDLRIGNTREVLQSLLQFEADIGLVEGASHERDLRSMHWCDDEMVVVVGPSHPLALTPNDLVALRDAEWIVREPGSGTREVIEERLVPLLGELRFALELGNAEAIKRAVMSGFGVSCLSLYVVRDELAQGTLVAIREGLPRIVRPLQLVVHQDKFPTQGLLAFTEYLRTMAPRIGA; encoded by the coding sequence ATGGAATCCCGTCCAGAGCCCCGCCCCGAGCAACGCCCCCTGCGCCTCACGCTGCGCCAGCTGTCCGTCTTCGTCGCCGTGGCCCAGCACGGCAGCACCATGGCAGCCGCGCAGGCGCTGGCGATGTCGCAGTCAGCGGTCAGCGCTTCACTGGCAGAGCTCGAACGTGCGCTGGACAGCCCGCTGTTCGATCGCATCGCACGCCGGCTCAGCATCAACGAGACCGGCCGCCAGTTCTTCCCGCGCGCGCTGGCGCTGCTGGACCAGGCGCATGAGCTGGAGCGCTTTGCCACACAGACCGGGGTGCAGTTGCGCATCGCGGCCAGCAATACCATCGGCAGCTATATCCTGCCGCCGCTGCTGGCGGGATTCCGTCATTCGCGCAGCGGGCCCTGCACGCTGGACCTGCGCATCGGCAACACCCGCGAAGTGCTGCAGTCGCTGCTGCAGTTCGAAGCCGACATCGGCCTGGTGGAAGGCGCCAGCCACGAGCGCGACCTGCGCAGCATGCACTGGTGCGATGACGAGATGGTGGTGGTGGTTGGCCCGTCGCATCCGCTGGCGCTCACGCCGAACGACCTGGTGGCACTGCGCGACGCCGAATGGATCGTGCGCGAACCGGGCTCGGGCACGCGCGAGGTGATCGAGGAACGCCTGGTGCCGTTGCTGGGCGAACTGCGCTTCGCGCTGGAACTGGGCAACGCCGAAGCAATCAAGCGCGCGGTGATGAGCGGCTTCGGCGTCAGTTGCCTGTCGTTGTACGTGGTGCGCGACGAACTCGCGCAAGGCACGCTGGTGGCGATCCGCGAAGGCTTGCCGCGCATCGTGCGGCCGCTGCAACTGGTCGTGCACCAGGACAAGTTCCCGACGCAAGGCCTGCTGGCCTTCACCGAATACCTGCGCACCATGGCGCCGCGTATCGGCGCGTGA